The Lycium ferocissimum isolate CSIRO_LF1 chromosome 10, AGI_CSIRO_Lferr_CH_V1, whole genome shotgun sequence genome window below encodes:
- the LOC132033308 gene encoding cytochrome P450 CYP82D47-like, with product MTQPTDMLLTMDFFLIAITLATSIIFLFFLHKRIFSTKSNNGQKKRVPEAAGAWPIIGHLPLLSGSESDQLPHKILGRMAEKYGPIFGMKLGVHQVVVVSDPKLAKECFTTNDLALASRPKSMASEIIGYKDAMFGLAPYGPYWRETRKIATIELFSTRRIEMLKHIREFEVKSAIKESYNYWMKNKSSSNLNGVVKMEMKEWFGDLITNSLGKMLFGKGFKGNEEGGINRTHKAIRRFFELMGAFVLADFLPYLRRLDIGGHEKAMKEVAKEIDFVVEKWLAEHKRKRETDGIKSGEEEDFMDVMLSICENRAMHGFDADTAIKATCMALLSAGTDTTIVTLTWTLSLLLNNYEVLKKAQDELDTHVGKNKWVQESDIKNLVYLQAIVKEALRLYPAAPLSVPHESMEDCTISGYDIPKGTRLLVNIWKFHHDPNIWPNPHEFKPERFLTTHKDVDVRGSHFELIPFGSGRRMCPGISLALQVVPFVTAVLLQGFDMKRPSDEPIDMSESFGLTVLKATPLEVLLAPRLAPNLYE from the exons ATGACACAGCCCACCGATATGTTATTAACCATGGATTTCTTTTTGATTGCCATTACACTAGCTACCTCcattatttttctcttctttcttcacAAACGAATTTTCTCAACCAAAAGTAACAATGGACAGAAGAAGAGGGTACCTGAAGCAGCCGGAGCATGGCCAATTATCGGCCATCTCCCCCTTCTCAGTGGATCCGAATCCGATCAACTGCCTCACAAAATCTTGGGCCGCATGGCAGAAAAATACGGTCCCATTTTTGGAATGAAGCTTGGAGTTCATCAGGTTGTAGTTGTGAGCGATCCCAAATTAGCTAAAGAATGCTTTACTACAAATGATTTGGCCCTTGCAAGCAGGCCCAAATCCATGGCTTCAGAGATCATAGGCTACAAAGATGCCATGTTTGGACTTGCTCCTTACGGGCCTTACTGGCGAGAAACAAGAAAGATAGCCACAATTGAGTTGTTTTCCACAAGGCGAATCGAAATGCTCAAACATATCAGGGAATTTGAAGTAAAATCAGCTATTAAAGAGTCGTATAATTACTGGATGAAGAATAAGAGCAGTAGTAATTTAAATGGTGTTGTGAAGATGGAGATGAAGGAATGGTTTGGAGATTTAATAACGAACAGTTTAGGGAAAATGTTATTTGGAAAAGGATTTAAGGGTAATGAAGAAGGAGGAATAAATAGAACTCACAAAGCAATTAGAAGGTTTTTTGAACTGATGGGGGCTTTTGTTTTGGCTGATTTTTTACCTTATTTAAGGCGGCTGGATATAGGAGGACATGAGAAGGCAATGAAGGAGGTTGCTAAAGAAATAGACTTTGTTGTTGAAAAATGGTTAGCAGAGCATAAAAGGAAGAGGGAAACTGATGGGATTAAAtcaggtgaagaagaagatttcATGGATGTCATGTTGTCCATTTGTGAAAATAGAGCTATGCATGGATTTGATGCTGATACTGCTATCAAAGCTACTTGTATG GCTCTGCTATCAGCAGGTACTGACACCACGATCGTAACTCTAACATGGACTTTGTCTTTACTCCTAAACAACTATGAAGTACTAAAAAAGGCCCAAGATGAGCTAGACACTCACGTTGGAAAGAACAAATGGGTACAAGAATCGGATATCAAGAACTTGGTCTATCTTCAAGCGATTGTCAAAGAAGCATTACGTTTATATCCAGCTGCACCACTCTCTGTACCACATGAGTCGATGGAGGATTGTACTATCAGTGGCTACGATATACCAAAAGGTACTCGCTTATTAGTGAACATATGGAAGTTTCATCACGATCCTAATATATGGCCAAATCCTCACGAGTTCAAGCCAGAGAGGTTCTTGACGACACACAAGGATGTCGATGTAAGGGGCAGTCACTTTGAGTTGATACCATTTGGTAGTGGAAGAAGAATGTGTCCCGGAATTTCCTTGGCCCTTCAAGTTGTGCCCTTTGTAACAGCCGTGTTGCTGCAGGGGTTTGACATGAAGAGGCCTTCGGATGAACCAATTGATATGAGTGAGAGCTTTGGATTGACAGTCCTCAAAGCTACTCCGCTCGAAGTTCTCCTTGCTCCCCGCTTGGCTCCCAATCTTTATGAATAA